In Caloenas nicobarica isolate bCalNic1 chromosome 5, bCalNic1.hap1, whole genome shotgun sequence, a single genomic region encodes these proteins:
- the SLC5A12 gene encoding sodium-coupled monocarboxylate transporter 2 codes for MSNFVAPEVKKFVAWDYVVFAGLFLVCASIGVFFAVKERKKKTSKEFLVGGRQMTCGPIAFSLTSSFMSAVTVLGTPSEVYRYGASFVLFFLSYALVIIITAELFLPVFYRSGITSTYEYLELRFNKIVRLVATLIYILQTILYTGIVVYAPSLALNQVTGFDLWGSVAATGIVCTFYCTLGGLKAVVWTDAFQMIVMVVGFVTVLIRGTTLNGGLAKIWEVAYEGSRLNILDFDVDPLRRHTFWTIVIGGTFTWLGLYGVNQSTIQRCISCRSEKHAKLALYLNLLGLWVVLVCAVFCGLVMYSHYKSCDPWTAAFISAPDQLMPYFVMDIFSSMPGVPGLFVACAFSGTLSTVAASINALATVTFEDLVKKGFPNLSDKMSTWISKGLCILYGVLCTSMAAAASLLGGVVQASLSIHGMCGGPMLGLFTLGIVFPCANWQGAIGGLLAGITLAFWAGTGSFIYPAPPTKSIPLQLSTLNCTLANSTEALMTAAPTTVPDRPLLADTWYSLSYLYFSAIGCLGCATIGLLISLITGPNKGEDIPPVLIKPVCNLFCFWSERLKTLFWCGVRHDSPEVDFEKNLPKVIENEAGSDDTFKNNITKENKRRFPGYNPEEKSYTNMSRESRL; via the exons ATGTCAAACTTTGTAGCTCCAGAAGTCAAAAAATTTGTGGCTTGGGATTATGTTGTTTTTGCAGGACTATTTTTAGTGTGCGCTAGCATCGGAGTCTTTTTTGCAgttaaagagaggaaaaagaaaacttccaaGGAATTTTTGGTGGGTGGTAGGCAGATGACATGTGGACCAATAGCTTTTTCTCTCACGTCAAGTTTCATGTCAGCAGTCACCGTTCTGGGGACACCCTCCGAAGTTTATCGCTACGGGGCATCCTttgttctcttctttctttcatatGCGCTTGTCATCATTATTACTGCCGAACTTTTTCTACCTGTATTTTACAGATCTGGCATTACAAGCACTTATGAG TATTTGGAGTTAAGATTTAACAAGATTGTCCGCCTTGTTGCAACATTGATTTACATTCTGCAGACG atcCTTTACACGGGGATAGTTGTTTATGCTCCTTCACTGGCACTCAACCAAG TCACTGGATTTGATCTCTGGGGCTCTGTAGCTGCAACAGGAATTGTCTGCACTTTCTATTGCACTCTG gGAGGATTGAAAGCCGTTGTCTGGACAGATGCATTTCAAATGATTGTCATGGTGGTTGGCTTCGTGACGGTTTTGATTCGAGGAACTACTCTGAATGGTGGACTGGCCAAGATCTGGGAAGTTGCCTATGAAGGATCACGGCTAAACATACTTGA cTTTGACGTAGATCCTTTGAGACGACACACCTTCTGGACAATTGTTATTGGGGGAACATTTACATGGCTGGGGCTCTATGGGGTTAATCAGTCCACAATACAGAGATGCATTTCTTGCAGATCGGAAAAGCATGCTAAACT TGCACTTTACCTGAATTTATTGGGACTTTGGGTAGTCCTAGTGTGTGcagtgttttgtggtttggtgaTGTACTCTCACTACAAGAGCTGTGACCCTTGGACTGCTGCCTTCATTTCAGCACCTGACCAG CTCATGCCATATTTTGTTATGGACATTTTTTCTTCGATGCCAGGAGTCCCGGGACTGTTTGTCGCCTGTGCATTCAGTGGAACATTGAG CACGGTAGCTGCCAGCATCAACGCTTTAGCCACTGTTACCTTCGAAGACTTGGTCAAGAAAGGTTTCCCAAACCTCTCTGACAAGATGAGCACGTGGATCAGCAAAGGCTTAT GTATATTATATGGTGTCCTGTGCACTTCAATGGCTGCAGCAGCATCGCTGCTGGGAGGAGTTGTGCAG GCTTCCCTCTCCATCCATGGGATGTGCGGGGGGCCCATGCTGGGACTATTTACCCTGGGAATTGTGTTTCCTTGTGCTAACTGgcag GGTGCTATCGGAGGCCTCCTAGCCGGGATCACCTTGGCTTTTTGGGCTGGTACCGGCTCTTTCATTTACCCTGCACCACCGACAAAGTCCATCCCTCTGCAACTGTCCACTCTCAACTGCACCCTGGCAAACAGCACCGAGGCGCTGATGACAGCAGCACCCACAACAGTTCCAGACAG GCCTTTGCTGGCAGATACCTGGTACTCCTTGTCCTACCTGTACTTCAGTGCCATCGGCTGCCTAGGCTGTGCCACCATAGGGCTGTTGATAAGCTTAATAACAG gaCCTAATAAAGGAGAAGATATCCCACCAGTGTTAATTAAGCCGGTCTGCAacctgttttgcttttggtcTGAAAGACTCAAAACTTTATTCTGGTGCGGCGTGCGGCACGACAGCCCAGAG gtggactttgaaaaaaatctgcccaAAGTTATTGAAAATGAAGCAGGATCAGATGACACCTTCAAGAATAATAtcaccaaagaaaacaaacgCCGTTTCCCTGGTTACAATCCTGAGGAAAAATCCTATACTAATATGAGCAGAGAATCTCGCCTCTAG